One window of Deinococcus metalli genomic DNA carries:
- a CDS encoding HepT-like ribonuclease domain-containing protein, which produces MSASEPLAALFPDLRLNTVAALLRSGQPAWAAVGVARVRVFGSVARGEARAESDIDLLVDFVPGPARGLLDVMRARAVLEGLLARRVDVVTEAALTPPLRAEILADAVDVMAVPTPLPAAHRAKRWRFRVVELLEILDRLAAHVSGLTYATFVRDERTRDAALLLLLRLGEGTKYIPQSVQDTHPAVPWALLRDIRNVVAHNYFGLDPALVWHTVTVELPALRPAVQALADTPERVSP; this is translated from the coding sequence GTGAGTGCTTCCGAGCCGCTGGCCGCCCTGTTTCCCGACCTGCGCCTGAACACGGTGGCGGCGCTGCTGCGCTCGGGGCAGCCGGCGTGGGCGGCGGTGGGCGTGGCGCGCGTGCGGGTGTTCGGGTCGGTCGCGCGCGGCGAGGCGCGGGCCGAGTCGGACATCGACCTGCTGGTGGACTTCGTGCCGGGGCCAGCGCGCGGCCTGCTCGATGTGATGCGGGCGCGCGCGGTGCTGGAGGGGCTGCTGGCGCGGCGGGTGGACGTGGTGACGGAGGCCGCGCTGACGCCGCCACTCCGGGCCGAGATCCTGGCGGACGCCGTGGACGTGATGGCCGTGCCCACGCCGCTGCCGGCCGCACACCGCGCCAAGCGCTGGCGTTTCCGGGTGGTGGAACTGCTGGAGATCCTCGACCGGCTCGCGGCGCACGTCTCGGGACTGACCTACGCGACGTTCGTGCGGGACGAGCGCACGCGGGACGCGGCGCTGCTCCTGCTGCTGCGGCTGGGCGAGGGGACCAAGTACATCCCGCAGTCGGTGCAGGACACGCACCCGGCCGTTCCGTGGGCGCTGCTGCGCGACATCCGGAACGTGGTGGCACACAACTACTTCGGGCTGGACCCGGCGCTGGTGTGGCACACGGTCACGGTGGAGCTGCCCGCGCTGCGCCCGGCGGTGCAGGCGCTGGCGGACACGCCCGAGCGCGTCAGCCCATGA
- a CDS encoding 4'-phosphopantetheinyl transferase superfamily protein, giving the protein MIVAVGHDLIEIERIRGMLAREGRRAEKLFAPTELAYCARLSDPAPSLAARFAAKEAFQKVWPRPHGWRDVWVQRDRTPDGPFPFAPPVLGYAPHIAAEMQERGWVAHLTLTHTKEHASAVVVLEAR; this is encoded by the coding sequence GTGATCGTCGCCGTCGGCCATGACCTGATCGAGATCGAACGCATCCGCGGCATGCTCGCCCGCGAGGGCCGGCGCGCCGAGAAGCTCTTCGCGCCCACCGAACTCGCGTACTGCGCCCGCCTGAGCGACCCCGCCCCCAGCCTCGCCGCGCGCTTCGCCGCCAAGGAGGCCTTCCAGAAGGTCTGGCCCCGCCCTCACGGCTGGCGCGACGTGTGGGTGCAGCGCGACCGCACCCCGGACGGCCCCTTCCCCTTCGCGCCTCCGGTCCTCGGCTACGCCCCCCACATCGCCGCCGAGATGCAGGAGCGCGGCTGGGTGGCCCACCTGACCCTCACCCACACCAAGGAACACGCCTCGGCCGTGGTGGTGCTGGAGGCGAGATAG
- a CDS encoding HAD family hydrolase produces the protein MPIRLIATDLDGTLLRSDLSVSPRTRTTLDAARRAGLHVVPVTARQPRGVRRIAEAAGFTGWALCGNGAHGVHLGTGETLFAAHVESDVQRALAVALAARVPGTLFVSVREGGEVFVAQAGYAQLAHFEDHKREPADMGAHDLDAVLAEPSLKFIVRHPTLTPRDLLPELRALGLPGFAVTHSGAPFLEVLAEGVSKAWGLTRLCAHLGVQREEVLAFGDAPNDAEMLAWAGRGVAMANADPEARDAAGEMTASNDDDGVARVIEALLA, from the coding sequence ATGCCCATCCGCCTGATCGCCACGGACCTCGACGGCACCCTGCTCCGCAGCGACCTGAGCGTCAGTCCCCGCACCCGCACCACCCTGGACGCCGCCCGCCGCGCAGGTCTCCACGTCGTACCGGTCACGGCCAGGCAGCCGCGCGGGGTGCGCCGGATCGCGGAGGCGGCGGGATTTACCGGCTGGGCGCTGTGCGGGAACGGCGCGCACGGGGTGCATCTGGGCACGGGCGAGACACTGTTCGCGGCGCACGTGGAATCGGACGTGCAGCGGGCGCTGGCCGTGGCGCTGGCGGCGCGGGTGCCGGGGACGCTGTTCGTGTCAGTGCGGGAGGGCGGCGAGGTGTTCGTGGCGCAGGCGGGCTACGCGCAGCTCGCGCACTTCGAGGACCACAAGCGCGAGCCGGCGGACATGGGCGCGCACGACCTGGACGCCGTGCTGGCCGAACCGAGCCTGAAATTCATCGTGCGCCACCCGACGCTCACGCCACGCGACCTGCTGCCGGAGCTGCGCGCCCTGGGCCTGCCGGGCTTCGCGGTGACGCACAGCGGCGCGCCGTTCCTGGAGGTACTGGCCGAGGGCGTGAGCAAGGCGTGGGGGCTGACGCGGCTGTGCGCGCACCTGGGCGTGCAGCGGGAAGAGGTGCTGGCCTTCGGAGACGCGCCCAACGACGCGGAGATGCTGGCGTGGGCGGGCCGCGGCGTGGCGATGGCGAACGCGGACCCGGAGGCCCGGGACGCGGCGGGCGAGATGACCGCCAGCAACGACGACGACGGCGTGGCGCGGGTGATCGAGGCGCTGCTGGCGTGA
- a CDS encoding class I SAM-dependent RNA methyltransferase, translated as MSEPLTTLEIEKLVAGGLGLARDDSGVVLVRGALPGERVTVTLRSGKGVRQGRVAEVLRRSPDRVDGPELPTADLAHASYDAQLVYKRAFVEEALTRIGKLRHDVADTVPSPEAWHYRNTAQYLITPQGLGYRERRGSAAQVFEDDPLVMAQITAIVRKLDPTALDPAGEVAFRASHKTGEVVAALIGAGEPRTFLRASDHLMDAGVVGVSLAVPAGRRFSAGVQLIAGESEIQEDFGDVQLSISATGFAQVNPPAAALAYRRAAALAGQGDHAVDLYGGTGAIGRHLAPHFRRVTVLDTDPEALARGRKDLAGAPLKNLKFRQGDAALLTEIGADVVVVDPPRAGLDDAARDQLQDSTADRIVYVSCDPATWARDVGDLVRRGWTLGPVTPHDFYPQTSHVEIVSVLDR; from the coding sequence ATGTCTGAGCCCCTGACCACGCTGGAAATCGAGAAACTCGTCGCGGGAGGGCTGGGCCTGGCGCGCGACGACTCCGGCGTGGTGCTGGTGCGCGGCGCGCTGCCGGGCGAGCGCGTGACCGTGACCCTGCGCAGCGGCAAGGGCGTGCGCCAGGGTCGCGTGGCCGAGGTGTTGCGCCGCAGCCCCGACCGCGTGGACGGCCCGGAGCTGCCCACCGCCGACCTCGCGCACGCCAGCTACGACGCGCAGCTCGTGTACAAACGCGCCTTCGTGGAAGAGGCCCTGACGCGCATCGGCAAGCTGCGCCACGACGTGGCCGACACGGTGCCCAGCCCCGAGGCGTGGCACTACCGCAACACCGCGCAGTACCTGATCACCCCGCAGGGCCTGGGCTACCGCGAGCGCCGCGGCAGCGCCGCCCAGGTCTTCGAGGACGATCCGCTGGTCATGGCCCAGATCACCGCCATCGTGCGCAAGCTCGACCCCACGGCCCTCGACCCGGCCGGCGAGGTCGCGTTCCGGGCCAGCCACAAGACCGGTGAGGTGGTCGCCGCACTGATCGGGGCGGGCGAGCCGCGCACGTTCCTGCGCGCCAGCGATCATCTGATGGACGCCGGCGTGGTGGGCGTGTCGCTGGCCGTGCCCGCCGGGCGGCGCTTCAGCGCGGGCGTGCAGCTGATCGCCGGCGAGAGCGAGATCCAGGAGGACTTCGGGGACGTGCAGCTCAGCATCTCGGCCACGGGCTTCGCGCAGGTGAACCCGCCCGCCGCCGCCCTGGCGTACCGGCGCGCGGCGGCGCTGGCGGGGCAGGGTGACCACGCAGTCGACCTGTACGGCGGCACCGGCGCGATCGGCCGGCACCTCGCTCCGCACTTCCGGCGCGTGACGGTGCTCGACACCGACCCGGAGGCGCTGGCACGCGGCCGCAAGGACCTGGCGGGCGCGCCCCTGAAGAACCTGAAGTTCCGCCAGGGCGACGCCGCGCTGCTCACCGAGATCGGCGCGGACGTCGTGGTGGTCGATCCGCCGCGCGCCGGCCTGGACGACGCCGCCCGCGACCAGCTCCAGGACAGCACCGCCGACCGGATCGTGTACGTGTCGTGCGACCCGGCGACGTGGGCGCGCGACGTGGGCGACCTCGTGCGGCGCGGGTGGACGCTGGGTCCGGTCACGCCGCACGACTTCTACCCGCAGACGAGCCACGTGGAGATCGTGTCGGTCCTCGACCGCTGA
- a CDS encoding response regulator transcription factor, translating into MTPPDARPAAPSLLVVEDDPGIREYLSLGFHYEGFRVRTAATGSEALAEAAREAPDVLLLDVMLPGLDGFAVLRALRERSQVPVLMLTARDGVDDRIAGLTGGADDYLVKPFHFGELVARVHALLRRAQPERSRVLSYADVTLDTDLREAARAGRALDLSPRALGLLEALLRHPERALSKSLLLDTVWGPAFLGDDNIVEVYVRQLRRALGDPDLIHTVRGVGYALRLKSA; encoded by the coding sequence ATGACGCCTCCCGACGCCCGGCCCGCCGCGCCGTCGCTCCTGGTCGTGGAGGACGACCCGGGCATCCGCGAGTACCTGTCGCTGGGCTTTCACTACGAGGGCTTCCGGGTGCGCACGGCCGCCACGGGCTCCGAGGCGCTGGCGGAGGCGGCGCGCGAGGCGCCGGACGTGCTGCTGCTGGACGTGATGCTGCCGGGCCTGGACGGCTTCGCGGTGCTGCGCGCCCTGCGCGAGCGCAGCCAGGTGCCGGTGCTGATGCTCACCGCGCGCGACGGCGTGGACGACCGCATCGCGGGCCTCACGGGCGGCGCGGACGACTACCTCGTCAAGCCCTTCCACTTCGGGGAACTGGTCGCGCGGGTGCACGCGCTGCTGCGCCGCGCCCAGCCGGAGCGCAGCCGCGTGCTGAGCTACGCGGACGTGACCCTGGACACCGACCTGCGCGAGGCGGCCCGCGCGGGCCGGGCGCTCGACCTCAGTCCGCGGGCACTGGGACTGCTCGAGGCGCTGCTGCGCCACCCGGAGCGGGCGCTGTCCAAGTCGCTGCTGCTCGACACCGTGTGGGGGCCGGCCTTCCTGGGCGACGACAACATCGTGGAGGTGTACGTGCGCCAGCTGCGCCGCGCGCTGGGCGACCCGGACCTGATCCACACGGTGCGCGGGGTGGGCTACGCGCTGCGCCTGAAAAGCGCATGA